The following are from one region of the Microbacterium paraoxydans genome:
- a CDS encoding NAD(P)H-hydrate dehydratase, with product MSDVREWSRSDAARFFRAPTAEDDKYSRGVVGIRTGSAAYPGAAVLGVEAAWRTGAGFVRYVGAPSAVAAVLARRPETVGGPDAGRTRIGAWVIGSGTDPDDRSVAEAQALRDIVGGDVPVVIDAGALDLAPSARAPFVATPHGREFARLREHVRIEASDDLVDVRDVSAAIDGVVLRKGARTVLAAPDGTLIAVEAGTGWLATAGTGDVLAGIVAAVIAANPDSPLVESAAAAVWLHGHAARLAAAATAGESGHPIVALDVAEALPRAVADLLS from the coding sequence ATGAGCGACGTGCGCGAGTGGTCCCGCAGCGACGCGGCGCGGTTCTTCCGCGCGCCGACCGCCGAGGATGACAAGTACTCGCGGGGCGTCGTGGGCATCCGCACCGGATCCGCCGCCTACCCCGGCGCCGCGGTGCTGGGCGTCGAGGCCGCCTGGCGCACCGGTGCCGGATTCGTCCGCTACGTCGGCGCGCCGTCGGCGGTGGCGGCGGTGCTCGCCCGACGCCCGGAGACCGTCGGCGGGCCGGATGCCGGACGCACGCGGATCGGCGCCTGGGTGATCGGCTCCGGGACCGATCCGGACGACCGGAGCGTGGCGGAGGCGCAGGCGCTGCGGGATATCGTCGGCGGCGACGTCCCCGTGGTCATCGACGCCGGAGCGCTCGATCTGGCGCCGAGCGCCCGCGCCCCGTTCGTCGCCACGCCGCACGGCCGGGAGTTCGCGCGGCTGCGCGAGCATGTCCGCATCGAGGCGTCCGACGACCTCGTAGACGTCCGCGACGTGTCCGCCGCGATCGACGGCGTGGTGCTGCGCAAGGGCGCACGCACCGTCCTCGCCGCACCTGACGGCACGCTCATCGCCGTCGAAGCGGGGACCGGCTGGCTCGCGACGGCCGGGACGGGGGACGTGCTGGCGGGGATCGTCGCCGCCGTGATCGCCGCGAATCCGGACAGCCCGCTCGTCGAGTCCGCCGCGGCGGCCGTCTGGCTGCACGGGCACGCCGCCCGCCTCGCCGCTGCGGCGACCGCGGGCGAGAGCGGTCATCCGATCGTGGCGCTCGACGTCGCGGAGGCGCTGCCCCGCGCGGTCGCGGACCTCCTGTCGTGA
- a CDS encoding DUF2029 domain-containing protein: protein MRTTVRGSLVALWIAFLLVHLLTAGLGWVYPSQPMGDVVLVYEPWATAAWSGGEIVGVTESWVYPQLALLPMMLAAVLAAPFLPLLGVSGAYLIGWALLVTVLDAVAFAVLVGRGHVRARRTAAWFWCAALLLLGPIALYRIDAVTVPIAVVAGLWLVTRPTIAAALLTIGAWIKIWPGALLLAAVVAARARLRMLLAAAGVTAGVVVVLLLLGADTEILGFLTAQTGRGLQIEAVAATPFLWMAVTGAARIEYSYDILTFQIVAPGAEALATILTPLLVLAAAVVTVVGGVKAARGASFARLFPPLALLLVTVLIALNKVGSPQFQTWLLAPVILWLVLDRRRARTAAALVLALCLLTCLVYPLSYDGLLRAEAAPVLLLTMRNALLVVLAAVSAVALARVPAVRRPRTQE from the coding sequence GTGAGGACCACGGTCCGGGGGAGCCTGGTCGCGCTGTGGATCGCCTTCCTCCTCGTCCACCTCCTGACCGCAGGGCTGGGCTGGGTCTACCCGAGCCAGCCCATGGGGGACGTCGTGCTGGTCTACGAGCCCTGGGCGACGGCGGCGTGGAGCGGCGGGGAGATCGTGGGCGTCACGGAGTCCTGGGTGTATCCGCAGCTCGCGCTCCTGCCGATGATGCTCGCGGCCGTGCTCGCCGCCCCGTTCCTCCCGCTGCTCGGCGTCTCGGGCGCCTACCTCATCGGGTGGGCGCTGCTGGTCACGGTGCTCGACGCCGTCGCCTTCGCCGTGCTCGTCGGGCGCGGACACGTGCGGGCGCGGCGCACCGCCGCATGGTTCTGGTGCGCGGCGCTGCTGCTCCTCGGACCCATCGCGCTGTACCGCATCGATGCCGTCACCGTGCCGATCGCCGTCGTGGCCGGCCTCTGGCTGGTGACCCGCCCGACCATCGCCGCGGCGCTGCTGACCATCGGCGCCTGGATCAAGATCTGGCCCGGTGCGCTGCTCCTCGCGGCGGTCGTGGCCGCGAGGGCGCGGCTGCGGATGCTCCTGGCCGCCGCGGGCGTCACGGCCGGTGTGGTGGTGGTGCTCCTGCTGCTCGGCGCTGACACCGAGATCCTCGGCTTCCTCACCGCGCAGACCGGCCGGGGACTCCAGATCGAGGCGGTCGCCGCGACCCCGTTCCTCTGGATGGCCGTGACAGGGGCCGCCCGCATCGAGTACAGCTACGACATCCTCACCTTCCAGATCGTCGCGCCGGGCGCGGAGGCCCTCGCGACGATCCTCACCCCGCTCCTGGTGCTCGCCGCCGCCGTCGTCACCGTCGTCGGTGGGGTCAAGGCCGCCCGCGGCGCGTCGTTCGCGCGACTCTTCCCGCCGCTGGCCCTGCTCCTGGTGACGGTGCTCATCGCCCTGAACAAGGTCGGCTCGCCGCAGTTCCAGACCTGGTTGCTCGCACCGGTGATCCTGTGGCTCGTGCTCGACCGCCGCCGGGCGCGCACCGCCGCCGCCCTCGTGCTCGCGCTGTGCCTCCTCACGTGTCTCGTGTATCCGCTGAGCTATGACGGGCTGCTGCGTGCCGAAGCCGCCCCGGTCCTGCTGCTCACGATGCGCAACGCCCTGCTCGTCGTCCTCGCCGCCGTGAGCGCCGTCGCGCTCGCGCGGGTCCCCGCCGTCCGTCGTCCCCGAACCCAGGAGTGA
- a CDS encoding thiamine-binding protein, producing MLIAFSVAPSGTPADGAERPDASVHDAVAAAVRVVRASGLPHRTTSMFTEIEGPDWDTVMDVVKRATEAVLPYGSRVSLVLKADIRPGYTGELDAKVERLEAAIEESDDR from the coding sequence ATGCTGATCGCCTTCTCCGTCGCCCCCAGCGGCACGCCCGCCGACGGCGCCGAGCGCCCCGATGCGTCCGTGCACGACGCCGTGGCCGCCGCGGTGCGCGTCGTCCGCGCGTCGGGGCTTCCGCACCGCACGACGAGCATGTTCACCGAGATCGAGGGGCCCGACTGGGACACCGTGATGGACGTGGTCAAGCGGGCGACCGAGGCGGTCCTGCCGTACGGATCGCGGGTGTCCCTCGTCCTCAAGGCGGACATCCGCCCCGGGTACACGGGAGAGCTCGACGCCAAGGTCGAGCGTCTGGAGGCGGCGATCGAGGAGTCCGACGACCGGTAA
- a CDS encoding MFS transporter encodes MNPSTPSRGAAKWALLSLAIGSFGIGMTEFVVMGLLPNIAADLLPSVWASSQEEALSQAGWLISLYALGVVIGAPTIAGFVARYPRHRVMIVLALALTVFNALTVVLPTFELVGVSRFLAGLPHGAYFGIGALVAADVMGPGNRAKGVAFILTGLTVANVVGVPLGTFLGQEWGWRAAFAVVALVFALATVFIALFVPAHPGNPGRTMRAELGVFRIGQVWFTLGVGAIGFGGFFAVYSYIAPLVTEVAGSPDWVVPIVLVLMGLGMTGGNLVGGHLADIDLRRTLLLGLAAMAVVFALLAVLSFWIVSLSLVVVLVGFVSSVLSPTIQTRLMDVAGDNQSIAAAMNHSALNIGNSLGAFLGGIVIAIGWGFTAPAWTGAVLAVAGLLIALVSYRVEARRVAQTPVLAS; translated from the coding sequence GTGAATCCCTCGACACCTTCGAGGGGTGCGGCGAAGTGGGCGCTCCTCTCCCTCGCCATCGGCAGTTTCGGCATCGGCATGACCGAGTTCGTCGTCATGGGGCTGCTGCCGAACATCGCCGCCGACCTCCTCCCGTCCGTCTGGGCGTCGAGCCAGGAGGAGGCGCTGAGCCAGGCCGGCTGGTTGATCTCGCTGTACGCACTCGGCGTGGTCATCGGCGCCCCGACCATCGCCGGCTTCGTCGCCCGCTATCCGCGGCATCGGGTGATGATCGTGCTCGCCCTCGCGCTGACCGTCTTCAACGCGCTCACCGTGGTGCTGCCGACGTTCGAGCTCGTCGGGGTCTCGCGCTTCCTCGCCGGGCTCCCGCACGGCGCCTACTTCGGCATCGGCGCGCTGGTCGCCGCCGATGTGATGGGGCCGGGCAACCGTGCCAAGGGCGTCGCGTTCATCCTCACCGGGCTCACGGTCGCCAATGTCGTCGGCGTGCCGCTGGGCACCTTCCTCGGCCAGGAGTGGGGCTGGCGCGCGGCCTTCGCGGTCGTCGCGCTCGTCTTCGCGCTCGCCACCGTCTTCATCGCGCTGTTCGTGCCCGCGCACCCGGGGAACCCCGGACGCACGATGCGGGCGGAGCTCGGGGTGTTCCGCATCGGTCAGGTCTGGTTCACGCTCGGCGTCGGGGCGATCGGCTTCGGCGGGTTCTTCGCCGTCTACAGCTACATCGCCCCGCTCGTTACGGAGGTGGCCGGATCGCCGGACTGGGTCGTGCCGATCGTGCTCGTGCTGATGGGGCTCGGCATGACGGGCGGGAACCTCGTCGGCGGTCATCTCGCGGACATCGACCTCCGCCGGACGCTGCTGCTGGGCCTCGCCGCGATGGCCGTCGTGTTCGCTCTCCTCGCGGTGCTCTCGTTCTGGATCGTGAGCCTGAGCCTCGTCGTCGTCCTCGTCGGTTTCGTCTCCTCCGTGCTCAGCCCGACGATCCAGACGCGGTTGATGGACGTGGCCGGCGACAACCAGTCCATCGCGGCGGCCATGAACCACTCCGCTCTGAACATCGGCAACAGCCTCGGTGCCTTCCTCGGGGGCATCGTGATCGCGATCGGCTGGGGCTTCACGGCACCGGCGTGGACCGGGGCGGTGCTCGCGGTGGCCGGACTCCTCATCGCTCTGGTGTCGTACCGCGTGGAGGCACGGCGGGTCGCGCAGACGCCGGTCCTCGCGTCGTAG
- a CDS encoding NUDIX domain-containing protein, giving the protein MTAPDDDLPLAGTVVLLRPSPGGFEVLLLRRPSRGSFADAWVFPGGKVEPEDRRAGAAEIDDARRAAARETAEEVGLVVDDLVPLSEWHPPAEAPVRIRTWFFLALAPDAEPSPAADEVVELAWVSPDTAFERHATGEWRLFPPTWVTLHRLSAFTDVEAALASGGAVELFQTEVRDGGGAFGWAQGTLHAHTLPWRFDPA; this is encoded by the coding sequence GTGACCGCTCCCGACGACGACCTCCCGCTCGCCGGAACCGTCGTGCTGCTGCGCCCGAGCCCCGGTGGCTTCGAGGTGCTGCTGCTGCGCCGTCCGTCGCGGGGCTCCTTCGCGGACGCCTGGGTGTTCCCCGGGGGGAAGGTCGAGCCGGAGGATCGGCGGGCGGGCGCGGCGGAGATCGACGACGCACGCCGGGCCGCCGCCCGGGAGACCGCGGAGGAGGTCGGACTCGTCGTCGACGACCTGGTGCCTCTGTCGGAGTGGCACCCGCCCGCGGAGGCACCCGTGCGGATCCGCACCTGGTTCTTCCTCGCCCTCGCCCCGGATGCCGAGCCGTCACCGGCGGCCGACGAGGTCGTCGAGCTCGCCTGGGTGTCACCGGACACGGCCTTCGAGCGGCACGCGACGGGGGAATGGCGCCTCTTCCCGCCCACCTGGGTCACGCTGCACCGGCTCTCCGCCTTCACCGACGTCGAGGCCGCGCTGGCGTCCGGCGGAGCGGTCGAGCTGTTCCAGACGGAGGTGCGCGACGGGGGCGGGGCGTTCGGCTGGGCGCAGGGGACCCTCCACGCCCACACCCTGCCGTGGCGGTTCGACCCGGCCTGA
- the metX gene encoding homoserine O-acetyltransferase MetX, translating to MDWQTTSEDTVPSAPVTEADVRLLRARPPATGAWRDGDPVGGRRFAAFGAFDTESGAQLPGIRLAYESWGELNAARDNAVLVLHALTGDSHVRGDAGAGHPTAGWWEDVVGPGAPLDTDEWFVIAPNMLGGCQGSTGPASIAPDGYEWASRFPYLTIRDQVAAQVRLADALGIDTWAAVIGGSMGGMHALEWAVSQPDRVQRLAVLSSPPVTTADQIALNTVQLETIRMDPRFQGGEYYDLADGDGPHRGLALARRMALLNYRSPIELNQRFQRSWQSDVSPLGHGGRFAVESYLDFHGNKFTRRFDANSYITLVEAMNSHDVGRGRGGVEEALKAVAATTLVLGIDSDRLFPVDGQQRIARSIRNVLDGEAVVLTSDFGHDGFLIETEAVGTHLRRLLDA from the coding sequence ATGGACTGGCAGACGACCTCCGAGGACACGGTGCCGTCGGCACCGGTGACGGAGGCCGACGTCCGGCTGCTCCGTGCCCGGCCACCGGCCACCGGCGCCTGGCGCGACGGCGACCCCGTCGGCGGCCGCCGGTTCGCCGCGTTCGGCGCCTTCGATACGGAGAGCGGAGCCCAGCTCCCCGGCATCCGCCTCGCGTACGAGAGCTGGGGGGAGCTCAACGCCGCACGCGACAACGCCGTGCTCGTCCTGCATGCCCTCACCGGGGACAGCCACGTGCGCGGAGACGCCGGTGCCGGCCACCCGACCGCCGGCTGGTGGGAGGACGTCGTCGGCCCCGGTGCGCCGCTCGACACCGACGAGTGGTTCGTGATCGCGCCGAACATGCTCGGCGGCTGCCAGGGATCGACCGGCCCCGCGAGCATCGCGCCGGACGGCTACGAGTGGGCGTCGCGCTTCCCGTACCTGACGATCCGCGACCAGGTGGCGGCGCAGGTGCGCCTGGCCGACGCACTGGGCATCGACACCTGGGCAGCGGTGATCGGCGGCTCGATGGGTGGCATGCATGCCCTGGAATGGGCGGTTTCGCAGCCCGACCGGGTGCAGCGCCTCGCCGTGCTCTCCTCGCCCCCGGTCACCACGGCCGACCAGATCGCGCTCAACACCGTGCAGCTCGAGACCATCCGCATGGACCCGCGGTTCCAGGGCGGCGAGTACTACGACCTCGCGGACGGCGACGGCCCGCACCGCGGCCTGGCCCTCGCCCGCCGCATGGCGCTGCTGAACTACCGCAGCCCGATCGAGCTCAACCAGCGGTTCCAGCGCTCCTGGCAGTCGGACGTGTCGCCGCTCGGTCACGGCGGACGCTTCGCCGTCGAGTCCTACCTCGACTTCCACGGGAACAAGTTCACGCGCCGCTTCGACGCCAACAGCTACATCACCCTCGTCGAGGCCATGAACTCGCACGACGTCGGCCGCGGCCGCGGCGGCGTGGAGGAGGCCCTGAAGGCGGTGGCCGCGACGACCCTCGTCCTCGGCATCGACAGCGACCGCCTCTTCCCCGTCGACGGTCAGCAGCGGATCGCCCGGAGCATCCGGAACGTGCTCGACGGCGAGGCGGTGGTGCTCACGAGCGACTTCGGCCACGACGGGTTCCTCATCGAGACCGAGGCCGTCGGCACGCACCTGCGGCGCCTGCTCGACGCCTGA
- a CDS encoding bifunctional o-acetylhomoserine/o-acetylserine sulfhydrylase: MSAPETWRFETKQIHSGAAPDPVTKARATPIYQTTSYVFDSADHAANLFALAEFGNIYTRIQNPTQDVLEQRLAALEGGTGALVLSSGQAASTFAILNIAQAGDHFVASSSIYGGTYNLFKYTLAKLGIEVTFVENQDDPEEWRRAVRPNTKLFFAETIGNPQINVLDIRTVADIAHENGVPLIVDNTIATPYLIRPFEHGADIVVHSITKFLGGHGTTIGGVVIDGGSFAWSENVEKFPGLTEPDPSYHGASYTAAVGDPLAYIIKARVQLLRDLGSAIAPQSAWNLIQGVETLSLRIERHVQNAQEIAEWLDSRDDVAAVNYSGLPSSPWYAKANEYAPKGVGAVLSFELKGGVEAGREFVNSLSLFSHLANIGDVRSLVIHPASTTHAQLTPEQQLTAGVTPGLVRLSVGLENIEDLKADLDQALAAARAVSEAARA; this comes from the coding sequence ATGTCCGCACCCGAGACCTGGCGTTTCGAGACCAAGCAGATCCACTCGGGCGCCGCCCCCGACCCGGTCACCAAGGCCAGGGCGACGCCGATCTACCAGACCACGTCCTACGTGTTCGACAGTGCCGACCACGCCGCGAACCTCTTCGCGCTCGCCGAGTTCGGCAACATCTACACCCGCATCCAGAACCCGACCCAGGACGTCCTGGAGCAGCGCCTCGCCGCGCTCGAAGGGGGCACCGGCGCCCTCGTCCTCTCCAGCGGTCAGGCCGCCTCCACCTTCGCGATCCTCAACATCGCGCAGGCCGGCGACCACTTCGTCGCGTCGAGCTCGATCTACGGCGGCACGTACAACCTCTTCAAGTACACCCTCGCCAAGCTCGGCATCGAGGTCACCTTCGTCGAGAACCAGGACGACCCGGAGGAGTGGCGTCGCGCCGTCCGCCCGAACACGAAGCTGTTCTTCGCGGAGACCATCGGCAACCCGCAGATCAACGTTCTCGACATCCGCACGGTCGCCGACATCGCGCATGAGAACGGCGTCCCGCTGATCGTCGACAACACGATCGCGACCCCGTACCTCATCCGTCCGTTCGAGCACGGCGCCGACATCGTCGTCCACTCGATCACGAAGTTCCTCGGCGGCCACGGCACCACGATCGGCGGCGTCGTGATCGACGGCGGTTCGTTCGCGTGGTCGGAGAACGTCGAGAAGTTCCCCGGACTCACCGAGCCGGACCCGTCGTACCACGGCGCCAGCTACACGGCCGCGGTCGGCGACCCGCTCGCCTACATCATCAAGGCCCGGGTGCAGCTGCTCCGCGACCTCGGCTCGGCCATCGCCCCGCAGAGCGCGTGGAACCTCATCCAGGGTGTCGAGACGCTGTCGCTGCGCATCGAGCGCCACGTGCAGAACGCCCAGGAGATCGCCGAGTGGCTGGACAGCCGCGACGACGTGGCCGCGGTCAACTACTCCGGCCTGCCGTCCTCGCCCTGGTACGCCAAGGCGAACGAGTACGCCCCGAAGGGTGTCGGCGCCGTGCTGTCGTTCGAGCTCAAGGGCGGTGTCGAGGCCGGACGCGAGTTCGTCAACAGCCTCTCCCTGTTCAGCCACCTCGCCAACATCGGCGACGTGCGCTCGCTCGTCATCCACCCGGCTTCCACGACGCACGCCCAGCTCACGCCCGAGCAGCAGCTCACCGCGGGTGTGACCCCCGGCCTCGTCCGCCTGTCCGTGGGACTCGAGAACATCGAGGACCTCAAGGCCGATCTCGACCAGGCGCTCGCCGCCGCCCGCGCCGTCTCCGAGGCCGCGCGCGCCTGA
- a CDS encoding SDR family oxidoreductase, with translation MANRRAVVTGASSGIGQATVRVLRSRGWDVVGVARRADRLAALSAETGASTIACDLTDDAAVAALLGELERTGPVHALVQVAGGARGTDRVEDAALADWQWMYDANVLATQRLVAGLLPLLRRTADVDGHADLLFVTSTAAQTAYPGGAGYNAAKAAEAMLVRALRQELNGEPLRVAEVAPGMVHTEEFTLNRLGGDAVAAEAVYSGVEAPLRAEDVADVIAYALDAPAHVNLDLVTMRPVAQSAQHLLARGPLRVRPVE, from the coding sequence ATGGCCAACAGACGTGCAGTGGTGACAGGTGCGAGTTCCGGGATCGGTCAGGCGACGGTGCGGGTGCTGCGGTCTCGGGGGTGGGACGTCGTCGGCGTCGCCCGCCGCGCGGACCGGCTCGCCGCCCTGTCCGCCGAGACCGGGGCGTCGACGATCGCCTGTGACCTGACCGACGACGCGGCGGTGGCGGCGCTCCTCGGGGAGCTCGAGCGCACCGGACCCGTGCACGCCCTCGTCCAGGTCGCCGGTGGCGCGCGGGGGACCGACCGCGTCGAGGACGCCGCGCTCGCCGACTGGCAGTGGATGTACGACGCGAACGTCCTCGCGACCCAGCGCCTCGTCGCCGGACTGCTGCCGCTGCTCCGTCGCACCGCGGACGTGGACGGACACGCCGACCTCCTGTTCGTGACCTCGACGGCCGCGCAGACCGCCTACCCGGGCGGCGCAGGCTACAACGCGGCGAAGGCGGCCGAGGCGATGCTCGTCCGCGCGCTGCGTCAGGAGCTGAACGGCGAGCCGCTCCGCGTGGCCGAGGTCGCTCCGGGGATGGTGCACACGGAGGAGTTCACGCTGAACCGGCTCGGGGGCGACGCCGTCGCCGCGGAGGCCGTGTACTCCGGGGTCGAGGCGCCCCTTCGCGCCGAGGACGTGGCGGACGTGATCGCCTATGCTCTGGACGCTCCCGCCCACGTGAACCTCGACCTCGTCACGATGCGGCCCGTCGCCCAGTCGGCGCAGCACCTGCTCGCGCGAGGCCCGCTGCGGGTCCGGCCCGTCGAGTGA
- a CDS encoding uracil-DNA glycosylase, which yields MSGGRTLAELADEGLIDAGWAEALAPVQDTITALGERLRAEQAAGHGYLPAGPNVLRAFQRPLADVRVLITGQDPYPTPGHPIGLSFAVDRDVRPLPRSLTNIYKEREADLGLPPAPHGDLTAWSDQGVLLLNRVLTVRPGAAASHRGWGWEQVTELAIRTLVAREQPLVAILWGRDAANLQPLLGDTPVIASAHPSPLSASRGFFGSRPFSRANALLEGLGSAPVDWRVEGEASGSLS from the coding sequence GTGAGCGGAGGACGCACCCTCGCGGAGCTCGCCGACGAGGGACTGATCGACGCGGGATGGGCGGAGGCGCTGGCCCCGGTGCAGGACACCATCACGGCGCTCGGGGAGCGGCTGCGCGCCGAGCAGGCGGCCGGTCACGGATATCTCCCCGCGGGGCCGAACGTGCTGCGCGCCTTCCAGCGTCCACTCGCCGACGTGCGTGTGCTCATCACGGGCCAGGACCCCTATCCGACCCCCGGGCACCCGATCGGGCTGTCGTTCGCCGTGGACCGCGATGTGCGGCCGCTGCCGCGGAGCCTGACGAACATCTACAAGGAGCGGGAGGCCGACCTCGGCCTCCCGCCCGCACCGCACGGAGACCTCACCGCGTGGAGCGATCAGGGCGTGCTGCTGCTCAACCGCGTCCTGACGGTGCGCCCCGGAGCGGCCGCCTCCCACCGCGGTTGGGGGTGGGAGCAGGTGACGGAGCTCGCGATCCGCACCCTCGTGGCCCGGGAGCAGCCGCTCGTCGCGATCCTCTGGGGGCGTGACGCGGCGAACCTCCAGCCCCTTCTCGGCGACACCCCCGTGATCGCCTCGGCGCATCCGTCCCCTCTCTCCGCGAGCCGTGGCTTCTTCGGCTCCCGGCCCTTCTCCCGCGCGAACGCGCTCCTGGAGGGACTCGGCAGTGCTCCGGTGGATTGGAGGGTGGAGGGCGAGGCGTCCGGCTCTCTAAGCTGA